One Phaseolus vulgaris cultivar G19833 chromosome 11, P. vulgaris v2.0, whole genome shotgun sequence genomic window carries:
- the LOC137839390 gene encoding uncharacterized protein codes for MRNTRQGPLGSEGSDNHAIQQLKTVTTLQEAVAASRADQERLMAEVRAEKVLRQYEFMVELDASRASNEELPKANEELRKDLQQLGERSIGERGPTIQTRARLKPFSQAILDAVTLASFITPKIVFTGTEDLEAHFTTFNAQMMILGGTNTMHCKMFMGTFTGTTLRWFVGLLDDHITSFDQFSELFREQFILNQAQPPVSFDLFSEKQRQGEPLKDLLTRFGAFVVKLQTRDEALMVHAFGQGIKLGPFSDSVIKNRARTFEEIRRRVVAHIAAEEIVTLKRCSIYPG; via the coding sequence ATGAGGAATACGAGGCAAGGTCCATTAGGATCTGAAGGGAGTGACAACCATGCCATACAACAGCTTAAGACCGTAACTACTCTCCAAGAGGCGGTGGCGGCATCCAGGGCTGACCAGGAGAGGCTCATGGCTGAGGTTCGAGCCGAGAAAGTGCTCAGGCAATATGAGTTCATGGTAGAGCTAGATGCGTCACGAGCGAGTAATGAAGAGTTACCCAAAGCCAACGAGGAATTGCGTAAGGACTTACAGCAGTTAGGCGAACGCTCCATAGGGGAGCGAGGCCCAACTATTCAAACAAGGGCTCGCCTCAAGCCATTCTCACAGGCGATTCTGGACGCTGTCACACTAGCTAGTTTCATAACGCCCAAGATTGTTTTTACCGGTACAGAAGACCTGGAGGCCCATTTCACAACATTTAATGCCCAAATGATGATCTTGGGAGGAACAAATACTATgcattgcaagatgttcatgggcACGTTTACAGGCACGACGCTACGCTGGTTTGTTGGCCTCCTAGACGACCACATCACCTCTTTCGATCAATTTTCTgaattgttcagggaacaattcATCCTCAACCAAGCTCAACCACCTGTCTCTTTCGACCTCTTCAGTGAGAAGCAGAGACAGGGGGAACCTTTGAAGGATCTCTTGACCAGGTTTGGGGCGTTCGTAGTAAAGCTCCAGACTCGGGATGAGGCTTTAATGGTCCATGCCTTTGGGCAGGGCATCAAGTTAGGGCCATTCAGCGACTCGGTGATCAAAAATCGTGCAAGGACATTCGAGGAGATTCGACGACGAgttgtggcccacatcgccgcaGAAGAGATCGTAACACTGA
- the LOC137822725 gene encoding uncharacterized protein, giving the protein MAALKLLLSQAGRHSFAKRASLSHSPFSFTSHRSLCSSSQSNSNPPATPSQPIPIQPVSYPIKPKSPPPEPSLESSPPPPAEPQSLRPPSDSRRAWTREDIRYVKDAPSIEVVSYAPRVAPLPDDKVVDEGVEIERRKIEAENELRMRMVKATEEERMKVPFPLLIKPKKNEKPPPLELAEAIRQVKANAKAKFDETVEAHIRLGVDSKRTELAVRGTVILPHGAPKAVSVAVFAEGAEAEEAKAAGADIVGGRELIEEIASGKNKLKVDKCFSSPGMAPHLGKIAQYLRKRRLMPDKKLGTLTSDIAGQLKELRQGRVEFKMESKSILHVGLGKVSYKEDALRENISAFMNAVLLAKPAGLKKTSKYAGYVLSVHISSTMGPGLPVSIQSLSKAADNYKKTHVV; this is encoded by the exons ATGGCGGCACTCAAGCTTCTTCTCTCCCAAGCTGGCCGCCATTCCTTCGCCAAACGCGCTTCTCTCTCACACTCTCCTTTCTCTTTCACCTCTCATCGATCCCTCTGCTCTTCCTCCCAATCAAACTCAAACCCTCCCGCCACACCCTCCCAACCCATCCCCATCCAACCAGTTTCCTACCCTATCAAGCCCAAATCCCCGCCGCCTGAACCCTCGTTGGAAtcctcaccaccaccacctGCCGAGCCGCAATCCCTCCGCCCGCCATCGGACTCGCGGCGAGCGTGGACGCGCGAGGACATCCGATACGTGAAGGACGCGCCGTCGATTGAGGTGGTGTCGTACGCCCCGCGCGTGGCGCCTCTCCCCGATGACAAGGTGGTGGACGAGGGGGTGGAGATTGAGAGGAGGAAGATCGAGGCGGAGAATGAGCTGAGGATGAGAATGGTGAAGGCCACCGAAGAGGAGCGGATGAAGGTGCCGTTTCCGCTTCTGATTAAGCCCAAAAAAAATGAGAAGCCGCCTCCGCTTGAATTGGCAGAAGCCATTCGCCAAGTTAAG GCCAATGCCAAGGCAAAGTTTGATGAAACTGTTGAAGCACATATAAGATTGGGTGTTGATTCAAAGCGAACAGAACTG GCAGTTCGTGGTACTGTGATTCTGCCTCATGGTGCTCCCAAG GCCGTCAGTGTGGCTGTTTTTGCAGAAGGGGCTGAGGCAGAGGAAGCTAAAGCTGCAGGAGCTGATATAGTTGGTGGTAGAGAGCTTATTGAGGAGATTGCTA GTGGTAAAAATAAGCTCAAAGTTGACAAATGCTTCTCGTCTCCTGGAATGGCACCTCATCTTGGAAag ATAGCACAATACCTTAGAAAGCGCAGACTGATGCCTGATAAGAAG CTAGGTACTCTCACCAGTGATATTGCAGGGCAGTTGAAAGAGTTAAGACAGGGTCGTGTGGAGTTTAAAATGGAAAGTAAATCAATTTTGCATGTGGGACTTGGAAAG GTAAGCTACAAAGAAGATGCTTTACGGGAGAATATTAGTGCATTTATGAATGCTGTATTGCTTGCGAAGCCTGCTGGCTTAAAGAAGA CTTCCAAATATGCTGGGTATGTGTTGTCTGTCCATATAAGCAGCACG ATGGGCCCAGGATTACCTGTATCAATACAATCATTGTCCAAAGCTGCAGATAACTACAAGAAAACGCATGTGGTATGA